The Thalassotalea sp. LPB0316 nucleotide sequence AAATGGCAGAAACGATAACCATAAAATTTTTTGCGTCACTGCGCGAACAACTTGATTGTCAAGATCTAACACTCGAACTCACCCAAGAGATGAAAAGTGTTCAAGATGTCAAATTAGCCATCGTCAAACGTCATCCCAATTGGGCTGATGCACTTGAGCAAAGTAAATTATTAAGTGCGGTGAATCACAATATGGTGAGCAGTGATCATGCCATTGCGCCAAATGATGAAATCGCGTTCTTTCCGCCGGTGACGGGAGGCTAATAATGATCAAGGTACAACACCAAGATTTTGATCAAGCCGCTGAATATCGACTATTGTCTGAAAATACTGACGCAGATGGCGCGATAGTCACCTTTGTCGGTAAAGTGCGCAACAATAACTTAGGTGAAGATGTTAAGGGCTTATCACTTGAGCACTACCCACAAATGACAGAAAAAGCGTTAAAAGCTATTGTGAACCAAGCTAAAACCCAGTGGGAGCTTGGCAATGTTACGGTTATTCATCGAGTGGGGAAATTGGCTATTGGCGAGCAAATCGTGTTTGTTGGCGTAACCTCAAAACATCGTGCGAGTGCCTTTCAAGCCTGCGAATTTATTATCGATTACCTAAAAGTATCTGCACCGTTTTGGAAAAAAGAGCTCACCGATAATGGTGAGAAATGGTTAGATGCACGCGATAGTGATGAGCAAAAAGCAAAGTTGTGGTAAACCATGGCGACAAACCAAGTAATCAAGTTTATCACTCATATGCTTGCCATCATCCTGTGCGCAATTGGGCTAGTGCTTAGCGCTAATTTAACCGCACAAGCTCAAACACACGAGCAAGATAAACGAGTCGAGCACATAACACTGCGGATTGCCGTGGCCTCAAGTTTCACCCCCATATTAGCT carries:
- the moaD gene encoding molybdopterin converting factor subunit 1 produces the protein MAETITIKFFASLREQLDCQDLTLELTQEMKSVQDVKLAIVKRHPNWADALEQSKLLSAVNHNMVSSDHAIAPNDEIAFFPPVTGG
- the moaE gene encoding molybdopterin synthase catalytic subunit MoaE — its product is MIKVQHQDFDQAAEYRLLSENTDADGAIVTFVGKVRNNNLGEDVKGLSLEHYPQMTEKALKAIVNQAKTQWELGNVTVIHRVGKLAIGEQIVFVGVTSKHRASAFQACEFIIDYLKVSAPFWKKELTDNGEKWLDARDSDEQKAKLW